One Solanum pennellii chromosome 9, SPENNV200 DNA segment encodes these proteins:
- the LOC114074038 gene encoding transcription factor MYB64-like has translation MEEQENSADVVTGGYYDGTSGYNSNFPEQSLKNNVNIEENGAQCWNNQEQKKTGKKAKEVTMLVKGQWTEEEDRNLMKLVKQFGLKRWAQIAENMVGRAGKQCRERWHNHLRPDIKKETWSEEEEVMLVEAHKQIGNKWAEIGKRIPGRTENAIKNHWNATKRRQISRRNKLKKEERSNVLQDYIRNKYFSDDMSISSSSSTTPPTNDNNNMKNPCPYLYPYSDDDDDTPSLLTNQTYDDEMNFMQKLFGNNSLDGANMTTQHQLFLHQAEYDQAASSSFSSGRNKDMVLSSSYPDQQTSTNKFF, from the exons GTGGTTACTATGATGGTACAAGTGGATATAATAGTAATTTTCCTGAGCAAAgcttaaaaaataatgttaacaTAGAAGAAAATGGTGCTCAGTGCTGGAATAACCAAGAGCAAAAGAAAACGGGAAAAAAGGCAAAAGAAGTGACTATGTTAGTCAAGGGTCAGTGGACGGAAGAGGAAGACAg gAATTTgatgaagttggtgaagcagttTGGATTGAAGAGATGGGCTCAGATAGCTGAGAATATGGTGGGTAGAGCAGGAAAACAGTGTCGTGAGAGATGGCATAACCATTTGCGACCAGATATCAag AAAGAGACGTggagtgaagaagaagaagtgatGCTAGTGGAAGCGCATAAGCAAATTGGAAATAAATGGGCAGAAATTGGTAAAAGAATTCCTGGAAGGACAGAGAATGCAATTAAGAATCATTGGAATGCAACTAAAAGAAGGCAAATTTCACGGAGGAATAAGTTGAAAAAAGAGGAAAGGTCGAATGTTCTTCAAGATTATATTAGAAACAAGTACTTCAGTGATGATATGAgtattagtagtagtagtagtactaCTCCTCCaacaaatgataataataacatgaaaaatcCCTGTCCCTATCTCTATCCCTATtctgatgatgatgacgacacTCCATCTTTGCTCACTAATCAAACAtatgatgatgaaatgaactTCATGCAAAAATTGTTTGGAAATAATTCATTGGATGGTGCAAATATGACCACTCAACATCAACTTTTTCTTCATCAGGCCGAATATGATCAAGCTGCTtcatcttcattttcatcagGAAGAAACAAAGACATGGTTTTATCTTCTAGCTACCCCGACCAACAAACCTCCACCAACAAATTCTTTTAA